A section of the Methanofollis sp. UBA420 genome encodes:
- a CDS encoding NAD(P)/FAD-dependent oxidoreductase gives MFDVAVVGAGPTGSAAARACAEAGLSVLCIEEHAAPGFPVQCAGLLSIKALEECRVSERSVLNRVQGARIVASTGAELKFDAGVTKASVVDRARLDAEMAAAAADAGAEFWPKTTVVGREEGRLMTRGAFGRRDVEARLYIAADGPRGGMARMLGMARSPVYLSGIQADVPLDMDTRFVEVHPAAAPQFFGWVIPTGEGRARVGLCGMRNVKEDFQKFAGPYMTSCTHLVTGTIPLGPMPRTYGHRTLFVGDAAGLAKPTSGGGIYTGVRAARHAASVALSCCEKDDYSDAALAGYEQKWQADFGRELALGMRLSRLRQEISAAQTDALIAKMADPAIIDLIVRYGDMDRPGILARHLLTKPSIIMSLGTIVGPSVCAFLKELAIGANR, from the coding sequence ATGTTTGACGTTGCGGTGGTCGGGGCCGGGCCGACAGGGAGTGCGGCGGCGCGCGCCTGCGCGGAGGCGGGGCTGTCTGTCCTCTGCATCGAGGAGCACGCCGCGCCGGGCTTTCCCGTCCAGTGCGCCGGCCTCCTCTCGATCAAGGCCCTCGAAGAGTGCCGGGTCTCTGAAAGGTCCGTCTTGAACCGGGTCCAGGGCGCCAGGATCGTCGCCAGCACCGGGGCAGAACTCAAATTCGATGCCGGGGTGACGAAGGCCTCGGTCGTCGACCGCGCGCGCCTCGACGCCGAGATGGCAGCGGCCGCGGCAGACGCCGGGGCCGAGTTCTGGCCGAAGACCACCGTTGTCGGGAGAGAAGAAGGACGTCTTATGACCCGCGGGGCCTTCGGGAGAAGGGACGTCGAAGCGCGGCTGTATATCGCTGCGGACGGGCCGCGGGGCGGGATGGCGCGCATGCTCGGCATGGCGCGGTCGCCGGTCTATCTATCCGGCATCCAGGCCGACGTCCCCCTCGACATGGATACCCGCTTCGTGGAAGTCCACCCCGCCGCCGCCCCGCAATTCTTCGGCTGGGTGATCCCGACAGGCGAGGGCCGGGCACGGGTCGGCCTCTGCGGCATGCGCAATGTGAAGGAGGACTTTCAGAAGTTCGCCGGGCCGTACATGACGAGTTGCACCCACCTTGTGACCGGCACGATCCCCCTCGGCCCGATGCCGCGGACGTACGGCCACCGGACCCTCTTTGTCGGCGACGCCGCGGGGCTTGCAAAGCCGACCTCCGGCGGCGGCATCTATACCGGCGTGCGGGCGGCGCGGCACGCGGCCAGTGTCGCCCTCTCCTGCTGTGAGAAAGACGACTATTCCGATGCCGCCCTCGCCGGGTACGAGCAGAAGTGGCAGGCCGATTTCGGCCGCGAACTCGCCCTCGGCATGCGCCTATCCCGGCTGAGGCAGGAAATCTCCGCAGCGCAGACAGACGCTCTCATCGCAAAGATGGCCGACCCCGCGATCATCGACCTGATCGTGCGCTACGGTGATATGGACCGCCCCGGCATTCTTGCCCGCCATCTTCTCACGAAACCATCCATCATTATGTCGCTTGGCACAATAGTCGGGCCTTCAGTATGCGCTTTTTTGAAAGAACTTGCAATCGGCGCGAATAGATAA
- the pth2 gene encoding peptidyl-tRNA hydrolase Pth2, whose translation MSEVPVFKWKQCLVIRADVKMSCGKKCVQMAHAAIGAYEHAGKEAKKAWYSEGQKKVALKVPGERDLHTLKMAAEAAGIPCSLIQDAGLTEIPPGTVTALGLGPAKSEELDRITGGLQLL comes from the coding sequence ATGTCTGAAGTGCCCGTATTCAAGTGGAAGCAGTGCCTGGTCATCAGAGCCGATGTCAAGATGAGTTGCGGCAAGAAGTGCGTGCAGATGGCCCATGCCGCCATCGGCGCCTACGAGCACGCGGGAAAAGAGGCGAAGAAGGCGTGGTACTCAGAGGGGCAGAAGAAGGTGGCGCTGAAGGTCCCGGGCGAGCGGGACCTGCACACCCTGAAAATGGCGGCCGAAGCCGCCGGCATCCCCTGTTCCCTCATACAGGACGCGGGGCTCACCGAGATCCCGCCCGGTACCGTCACCGCCCTCGGCCTCGGCCCGGCAAAGAGCGAGGAACTCGACCGCATCACCGGCGGGCTGCAACTCCTATGA
- the truD gene encoding tRNA pseudouridine(13) synthase TruD, with protein sequence MMRTPYPVEEALGISWYATETLGIGGVLRKEPEDFRVEEMPLGGPSGEGPYLLCRLTKRNWEHQHAMKSIAAALGISHRRIAWAGTKDKNALTTQYITIYGGEAEAVKELHIKDMEIEPLGMTQHALSLGALGGNRFAITIRDCTAPDLAGTVASSVSAAAAGFPNYFGLQRFGVVRPVTHLVGREILRGDYDAAVDTYVGLACPDETPEVQETRRAYIETRDAKAAIAAFPAHLGFERSVLSYLAAHPGDSGGALQNLPPKLLSMFVSAYQSWLFNRVLSLRCADGTGLDEPLPGERLVFTNGREDIVTEANRRIVSVHIGRGRCAVALFLPGATSFRTEGRNDERMAVLLAEDGITAEHFERAGAFVHLHYAGTLRPINVKTEIATEVTGQDVALAFTLPPGHYATTICREFMKADPLAMI encoded by the coding sequence ATGATGCGCACGCCCTATCCCGTGGAGGAAGCCCTCGGGATATCCTGGTACGCCACGGAGACGCTGGGCATCGGCGGCGTCCTGCGGAAGGAACCCGAGGACTTTAGAGTCGAGGAGATGCCCCTCGGCGGGCCGTCAGGGGAAGGGCCGTACCTCCTCTGCAGACTCACGAAGCGGAACTGGGAACACCAGCACGCCATGAAGTCCATCGCGGCGGCCCTCGGCATCTCGCACAGGCGGATCGCCTGGGCCGGCACCAAGGACAAGAACGCCCTCACCACCCAGTACATCACCATCTATGGCGGCGAGGCGGAGGCCGTGAAGGAACTCCATATCAAGGACATGGAGATCGAGCCCCTCGGCATGACCCAGCACGCCCTCTCCCTTGGCGCCCTTGGAGGGAACAGGTTTGCGATCACGATCCGGGACTGCACCGCCCCTGACCTTGCCGGCACGGTTGCGTCCTCTGTCTCTGCGGCGGCGGCAGGGTTTCCAAACTACTTCGGCCTCCAGCGTTTCGGCGTCGTGAGACCTGTCACCCACCTTGTCGGCCGGGAGATCCTGCGGGGCGACTACGATGCCGCGGTCGACACCTATGTCGGCCTCGCCTGTCCGGACGAGACGCCCGAGGTGCAGGAGACGCGGCGAGCCTATATCGAGACCCGCGACGCGAAGGCGGCGATCGCTGCTTTCCCCGCCCACCTCGGCTTTGAGCGTTCGGTGCTCTCGTACCTGGCCGCTCACCCCGGCGACTCGGGCGGGGCTCTCCAGAACCTCCCGCCAAAACTCCTCTCCATGTTCGTCTCGGCCTACCAGTCATGGCTCTTCAACCGCGTCCTCTCCCTCCGCTGCGCCGACGGCACCGGGCTCGACGAACCCCTGCCCGGCGAGCGTCTCGTCTTCACAAACGGCAGGGAGGACATCGTGACCGAAGCGAACCGTCGAATAGTCTCCGTCCATATCGGCCGCGGCAGATGCGCCGTGGCTCTCTTCCTCCCTGGTGCCACGTCATTCCGCACCGAGGGAAGGAACGACGAGAGGATGGCGGTGCTCCTTGCCGAGGACGGGATCACCGCAGAGCATTTCGAGCGTGCCGGTGCATTCGTGCACCTCCACTATGCCGGAACCCTCCGGCCCATCAACGTGAAAACAGAGATTGCGACAGAGGTGACGGGGCAGGACGTCGCCCTTGCCTTCACCCTCCCGCCCGGCCACTATGCGACGACGATCTGCCGGGAGTTTATGAAGGCAGATCCCCTGGCGATGATCTGA
- the sppA gene encoding signal peptide peptidase SppA, with protein MNSLLADIERAQRRRRLKKNLSIVAVVVFIIAAVAVAVLLMSPIGEGDVAVIRVEGTILAGDFSGGGYAGSEYVGREVRTAADDPFVSAIVLRVNSPGGSPAAAQEIVRDLEYARAKKPVVTSMGDVAASAAYMISAHTDRIYLSPDTMTGSIGVIWLFPDESEWMETEGRKVEVVKSGEQKDMTSPYRPLTAEEQSYARQLVNESADDFIADVTAQRPVDRSRIESARLIRGEEAIGIGLADEVGNLFDAIEGARTLAAVRSSPGDLPS; from the coding sequence ATGAACAGCCTCCTTGCCGATATCGAACGCGCACAGAGGCGCCGGAGGCTGAAAAAGAATCTCAGCATTGTTGCCGTCGTCGTCTTCATCATCGCGGCCGTCGCTGTCGCTGTGCTGCTCATGTCACCGATCGGTGAGGGCGACGTCGCCGTCATCCGCGTCGAGGGGACGATCCTTGCCGGCGACTTTTCGGGTGGCGGGTATGCAGGGAGCGAGTATGTCGGGCGGGAGGTCCGCACTGCGGCCGACGACCCCTTTGTCAGTGCGATCGTATTGCGCGTCAACAGCCCGGGCGGCAGTCCGGCGGCGGCGCAGGAGATCGTGCGCGACCTGGAGTATGCACGGGCGAAAAAACCGGTCGTGACATCGATGGGAGACGTCGCCGCCTCGGCTGCCTATATGATCTCGGCGCACACCGACAGGATCTACCTTTCGCCGGATACGATGACCGGGAGCATCGGGGTGATCTGGCTCTTCCCCGACGAGAGCGAGTGGATGGAAACAGAGGGGAGGAAGGTCGAGGTGGTGAAGTCGGGAGAGCAGAAGGACATGACCTCTCCGTACCGCCCCCTGACCGCAGAAGAGCAGTCCTATGCGAGACAACTCGTGAACGAGAGCGCCGACGACTTCATCGCCGACGTGACGGCGCAGCGGCCGGTGGACCGCTCCCGGATCGAATCCGCCCGCCTGATACGGGGCGAGGAGGCGATCGGCATCGGCCTTGCCGACGAGGTGGGCAACCTCTTTGACGCCATCGAGGGGGCCCGCACCCTCGCGGCCGTCAGATCATCGCCAGGGGATCTGCCTTCATAA
- a CDS encoding dihydrofolate reductase family protein: MSAPSLRPHVLMMSEITVDGKLTLKRGASSKILMKHMAHETEILLHKTRAECDAIMVGSHTIAIDNSFLTVRLAPGKSPIRVIPSSMADIPLTANVLNRDARTVIAVSEQAPAEKVDALREKGVDVVVCGKTHIDLPELMAVLRRDYGVKKMMIEGGPTLNWHMLRHGLVDEIRLIHLPFIVGGEDTPSLVGGMHIESEDEMIRLRLLRHYLCGSNLVTEYAVNYGD, encoded by the coding sequence ATGTCTGCTCCATCACTACGGCCCCACGTGCTGATGATGTCGGAGATCACGGTCGACGGGAAGCTGACGCTCAAAAGAGGCGCTTCCAGCAAGATTCTCATGAAACACATGGCCCATGAGACCGAGATCCTCCTCCACAAGACCCGCGCAGAGTGTGATGCCATCATGGTCGGGTCGCACACCATCGCCATCGATAACTCCTTCCTGACCGTCAGACTGGCGCCGGGAAAGAGCCCGATCCGGGTCATCCCATCGAGCATGGCCGACATCCCCCTCACCGCCAACGTGCTCAACCGCGACGCCCGGACGGTGATCGCCGTCTCCGAACAGGCCCCCGCTGAGAAGGTCGACGCCCTCCGGGAGAAGGGTGTCGACGTCGTCGTCTGCGGGAAGACGCACATCGACCTCCCTGAACTGATGGCGGTCCTCAGGAGAGACTACGGCGTCAAAAAGATGATGATCGAGGGCGGGCCGACCCTCAACTGGCACATGCTCAGGCATGGCCTGGTCGATGAGATCAGGCTCATCCACCTCCCCTTCATCGTGGGCGGCGAGGACACTCCCTCCCTTGTCGGCGGGATGCACATCGAGTCGGAGGACGAGATGATCCGGCTCAGACTCCTGCGCCACTACCTCTGCGGGAGTAATCTGGTGACCGAATACGCCGTCAATTACGGGGACTGA